In Drosophila subpulchrella strain 33 F10 #4 breed RU33 chromosome 3R, RU_Dsub_v1.1 Primary Assembly, whole genome shotgun sequence, the following are encoded in one genomic region:
- the LOC119563355 gene encoding 40S ribosomal protein S20 has translation MAAAPKDIEKPHGGDSASVHRIRITLTSRNVRSLENVCRDLINGAKNQNLRVKGPVRMPTKVLRITTRKTPCGEGSKTWDRFQMRIHKRIIDLHSPSEIVKKITSINIEPGVEVEVTIAN, from the exons ATG GCTGCTGCACCCAAGGATATTGAGAAGCCCCATGGCGGCGATTCTGCCTCTGTGCACCGCATCCGCATCACCCTGACCTCCAGGAACGTGCGCTCGCTGGAGAATGTGTGCCGCGACCTGATCAACGGTGCCAAGAACCAGAACCTGCGCGTCAAG GGCCCCGTGCGCATGCCGACCAAGGTTCTTCGCATCACCACCCGTAAGACTCCTTGTGGTGAGGGTTCCAAGACCTGGGATCGCTTCCAG ATGAGAATCCACAAGCGCATCATCGACTTGCACTCGCCCTCCGAGATCGTCAAGAAGATCACCTCGATCAACATCGAGCCCGGCGTAGAGGTTGAGGTCACCATCGCCAACTAA
- the LOC119563354 gene encoding calmodulin-like protein 4 — translation MARYFKEQDIDEFRECFYLFARSGQINNLDELTVIMRSLGLSPTIQELVSYLKQKNGKMSFADFLDIMHQHSKVESLPDEVIAAFKAADPQNKGTISARQLRNLLQNWGEGLSMREVDNIFREANVNNNSTVRYADFVKIACAPVPDYY, via the exons ATG GCTCGTTACTTCAAGGAACAGGATATTGATG AGTTCCGTGAATGTTTTTATCTGTTCGCCCGTTCGGGCCAAATCAACAATTTGGACGAACTAACT GTTATCATGCGTTCTCTGGGTCTTTCGCCGACCATTCAAGAACTGGTTTCCTACCTGAAGCAGAAGAATGGCAAAATGAGCTTCGCCGACTTCCTGGACATTATGCACCAGCACTCCAAGGTGGAGAGTTTGCCGGACGAGGTGATCGCCGCCTTCAAAGCAGCCGATCCTCAGAACAAGGGCACCATCTCCGCACGACAGCTGCGCAATCTCCTACAGAATTGGGGCGAGGGTCTGTCCATGCGCGAGGTGGACAACATCTTCCGGGAGGCCAATGTGAACAACAATAGCACGGTGCGGTATGCCGACTTTGTCAAGATCGCCTGCGCCCCAGTTCCAGATTACTATTAG
- the LOC119563524 gene encoding adenylosuccinate synthetase — MSATNGTHYEQLHQGRTKMYKSKVDVVLGAQWGDEGKGKVVDMLASDVDIVCRCQGGNNAGHTVVANGTEFDFHLLPSGVVNEKCVSVIGNGVVIHLPSLFDEVLKNEAKGLQLPENRLIISDRAHLVFDFHQHVDGMQEAEKGGKSLGTTKKGIGPAYSSKATRNGIRVGELLGDFNLFSDKFKSIVATHVRLFPSINVDVEAELARYKDYADKVRPYVKDTICFLHTALRNGKTILVEGANAAMLDIDFGTYPYVTSSNCSIGGVLTGLGLPPQTIGEVIGVVKAYTTRVGDGPFPTEQLNEIGDLLQTRGFEIGVTTKRKRRCGWLDIPLLKYTSLVNGYTCICLTKLDILDTLPEIKVAVGYKKPSGEKLDHFPGTIAELGSIEVEYAVLPGWQTSTEHIRNFKELPENAQSYVRFLESELSVPVRWVGVGKGRESIINVH, encoded by the exons ATGTCAGCCACCAACGGCACGCACTACGAGCAGCTGCACCAGGGCCGCACCAAGATGTACAAGTCCAAGGTGGACGTCGTCCTGGGCGCCCAGTGGGGCGACGAGGGCAAGGGCAAAGTGGTGGACATGCTGGCCTCCGATGTGGACATCGTGTGCAGGTGTCAG GGCGGCAATAATGCTGGACACACAGTGGTGGCTAATGGCACGGAGTTCGACTTTCATCTCCTGCCCAGTGGAGTTGTGAACGAGAAGTGCGTTTCCGTCATCG GCAATGGCGTCGTCATCCACCTGCCCTCGCTTTTCGACGAGGTGCTGAAGAACGAGGCCAAGGGGCTGCAGCTTCCGGAGAACCGGCTGATCATCTCGGACCGTGCCCACCTAGTGTTCGACTTCCACCAGCATGTCGATGGCATGCAGGAGGCCGAGAAGGGCGGCAAGTCGCTCGGTACCACCAAGAAGGGCATCGGTCCGGCCTACTCCAGCAAGGCCACTCGCAACGGCATCCGAGTGGGCGAACTGCTCGGTGACTTCAACCTGTTTAGCGACAA GTTCAAGTCTATTGTTGCCACGCACGTGCGCCTGTTCCCATCGATTAATGTGGACGTGGAGGCGGAGCTTGCCCGCTACAAGGACTACGCGGATAAGGTGCGTCCCTATGTCAAGGACACCATTTGCTTCCTGCACACCGCCCTGCGCAACGGCAAGACGATCCTGGTCGAGGGCGCCAACGCGGCCATGCTGGACATTGACTTCGGCACGTACCCGTATGTGACgagcagcaactgcagcatTGGCGGAGTTCTCACGGGTCTGGGTCTGCCCCCGCAGACGATTGGCGAGGTGATTGGCGTGGTCAAGGCCTATACGACGCGAGTGGGCGATGGACCCTTCCCCACCGAGCAGCTGAAT GAAATTGGCGACTTGCTGCAGACGCGAGGCTTCGAGATCGGAGTCACTACCAAGCGAAAGCGCCGCTGCGGCTGGCTGGACATACCGCTGCTGAAGTACACGTCGCTGGTCAACGGCTACACTTGCATCTGTCTGACCAAGCTGGACATTCTCGACACGCTGCCGGAGATCAAGGTGGCCGTGGGCTACAAGAAGCCCAGTGGCGAGAAGCTCGACCACTTCCCAGGCACCATTGCCGAACTGGGAAGCATTGAGGTGGAGTACGCCGTGCTGCCAGGCTGGCAGACATCCACCGAGCACATACGCAACTTCAAGGAGCTGCCGGAGAATGCCCAGAGCTATGTCCGGTTCCTGGAGAGCGAGCTGAGCGTTCCCGTACGCTGGGTGGGCGTCGGAAAGGGCCGCGAGTCCATCATCAACGTGCATTAA
- the LOC119563526 gene encoding zinc finger HIT domain-containing protein 2, with amino-acid sequence MSEAEEKCHFCREVPFKYTCPKCNALYCSVGCYKSKEHLKCSEEFYKSCIQDELSGATVTQESQEDVRKIYDILKRMRETDNGFCPQDFDNDGLENPLDSDGGDEGEAEEDDGEEEIPGEEDLLEDVEEDIAARLKGVDINDADEVWSRLTTEEQEEFQKLITNGDIMKLMPDYKPWWIKPKNSKIVVIPTPEEAAKKQSSAPEIYGNIAKFSDICKKTPSPCLHFNLWNILSAYACVARFFGGEQRTNASEAVAHLVNLSATLKYGTNFEDAEDAIVSVEMEAITTGNGPAGAAAVGSAGAGANFLVESREQLQQDARALMATKDHKLAALSDVLHLLQQTKAMSRRKNPQEAEFQKLFALASGSVELDRTKLAQLVRKIEFMLSYVAREEVI; translated from the exons ATGTCGGAAGCCGAAGAAAAGTGTCACTT CTGTCGGGAAGTGCCCTTTAAGTACACCTGCCCCAAGTGTAATGCCCTGTACTGCAGTGTGGGATGCTACAAATCCAAGGAGCACCTCAAATGCTCCGAGGAATTCTACAAATCTTGCATTCAGGACGAACTGTCCGGAGCCACGGTGACGCAGGAAAGCCAGGAGGACGTGAGGAAAATATACGACATATTGAAAAGGATGCGGGAAACGGACAATGGCTTCTGTCCCCAGGATTTTGATAATGATGGGTTGGAAAATCCTTTGGATTCGGACGGTGGCGATGAAGGAGAGGCAGAAGAAGACGACGGGGAAGAGGAGATTCCCGGAGAGGAAGATCTACTTGAAGACGTCGAAGAAGACATTGCTGCACGACTAAAGGGCGTCGATATCAACGATGCAGATGAGGTTTGGAGCCGGCTAACCACGGAGGAGCAAGAGGAGTTCCAGAAACTAATTACGAACGGTGACATCATGAAGCTCATGCCGGACTACAAGCCTTGGTGGATCAAGCCGAAGAACTCCAAGATTGTGGTGATTCCCACTCCTGAAGAGGCTGCCAAGAAACAGAGCTCTGCGCCCGAAATATACGGGAATATCGCCAAGTTTTCGGACATTTGTAAAAAGACTCCGTCGCCGTGCCTGCACTTCAATTTGTGGAACATCCTGAGCGCCTACGCCTGTGTGGCTCGCTTTTTTGGCGGCGAACAGAGAACCAATGCCAGCGAAGCGGTGGCCCATCTTGTGAATCTCAGCGCTACCTTAAAGTACGGCACCAACTTCGAAGATGCCGAGGACGCCATTGTTTCCGTCGAGATGGAAGCCATCACAACGGGCAATGGTCCTGCGGGAGCGGCAGCCGTGGGAAGTGCAGGAGCAGGCGCGAATTTCCTCGTAGAAAGCCGggagcaactgcagcaggATGCCCGCGCGTTGATGGCTACGAAGGATCACAAATTAGCTGCCCTCAGCGATGTACTCCACCTTCTACAGCAGACAAAGGCAATGAGCCGGCGGAAGAATCCCCAGGAAGCCGAGTTCCAGAAACTATTTGCCCTGGCCAGCGGAAGTGTGGAGCTGGATCGCACAAAACTGGCCCAGTTGGTCCGAAAGATCGAGTTCATGCTGTCGTATGTGGCGCGGGAAGAGGTCATTTGA